DNA sequence from the Cucumis melo cultivar AY chromosome 6, USDA_Cmelo_AY_1.0, whole genome shotgun sequence genome:
AAAATGCCATTTTGATTAGGGTATTTTAAGATTGGTTGAATTTTGGTtaatatcttaaatttaatttcacTTAGGTAGTTTGTATAGAATCGTCAACCATAttgttctaaaattttattctCTATTGCTTTGTATCAAAATAAAGCATGTGCATTTGAAATTcgcgaaagaaaagaaaacaaaacatataAATTTGAAAGGATTTACATCGGATAGGTCTACCACATTTGTaaaagggtaattataataggtagcaatttttagaataattattaagtatatagcaatattttaaaaaaattgcaaatatagcaaaatcggcttctatcgttgatagattcttatggtttatcagtgatagaccaacatttactacatagtctatcagtgatagactcctatcattgatagattttgacagattttgctatatttgcaatttttttaaaatgttgttatatacttaattattttgaatataattactacatttgcaactatccctttgTAAAAGGATGGCTAATTTGACAAACTAATTTTAATGGGTCGCTCAGACAAATGCAGATTCAGGCCCATTGGATCGGTATGGATTCTATCGGCCCAAGAGTAGATACCTTgctcaaaataataattaagtttcattttcttcttcttcttcttcttcttcttcttcttcttcttcttcttctttttttcatttttaatatataaaaatgggCATCAAATCAATAAATTAAGGGATAGATGGTTGTTTTAactttaaagaaataaaagagtACAGTAATTGATGAATCTTTATAAATGAAGAAAAGACGAGTGCATTTTGATTATATACTTTTATCGAATTTGTGATTAAACCAACAACGAATCTAAAGGAGCTTTTCAATTATGCAGCTTTATGCATCAAGAAAGGAGAATTTGTTGGTGAAGCGTTTAGAAGATATAGCTTAATCtaatatttagaaaatacaGGCTAAGAGTTAACCTATATTGAAACACTGTCGTTGTTAAGAGTATGGGCTGATCTACATGCCAATAATGTTGTGTTCTTTGCTCAATATAAAGAGGATGGTTTCGGTTGAAAAAGAAATATGTAAGAAATAAACAAGAAGCAGTCACATACCAAATCGATATctctttttactatttttattcTCTATGAGTGATAGGTAGCTAAATTTTCATAATCTTCATGGAGCGACCCAGCCAAAGCAGTCTATCTCCTATGCCCACCACATGCTATAATACCTTAGTATGTCGATGCTTCTCTCTATGAACGTCGATTGAATAACCTATCAAAGTAGCATTAACTGACTTTTTAATGCAAAGTTTTAAAAGCTACTGATTTGGAATCGGATCCCTGTTTTTGAGGAATTCTACAAATTCCTCAATATATCGTTGATGAAGCTTAGTGTCCCCAAAAATGGCGGCAACTTCTTCAGCTCGCTTCCTAATCTTCTCCCCTTCTCCTGAAACCATGGCTTCTCTCAAAGCTTTGGCTATGGCTTCTCCACTGAAACACCCATCGTCTTCGTTTCTTTCGACTTCAACTGCAACTCCCTTCTCCACCAAAAGCCTCGCATTCAGCGGCTGATCAACGATGAACGGCAACAGAATAAGACAATTCCCAAATTCCAGAGCTTCAATGGCCGATCCCCATCCTCCGTGAAAAAAACTCCCTCCGATTGCCGGATGCCCCAAAATCTCCATCTGCGGAGCCCACCCCATACTCACCATCCCTCTCCCCGCCGTTCGATCAGGGAACCCCGCTGGAAGCACGTCGGAATCCTCCGCCCAGTCCGGTTTTCTCAGAGCCCATAAAAATGGCAACTCCGAGAGCTCCACTCCACGTGCTATCTCGTGAATTTGATCCTTTGTGAGCTTGCATTCGCTTCCGAATCCGACGAACACCACCGATTTGGGGTTTTGTTGATCGAGCCACTCGAAGGTTGATTTCCATGGCGAATTGGCCTCGAACTCTGTTTTTGGAGGCTTTTCTGGAGGAAGAAGCCCTAGAGGGATCACTTTCTTTCCGCAATAATTCGAGTACAACTTCAAATAATCAACATCAAATTCATA
Encoded proteins:
- the LOC103483256 gene encoding UDP-glycosyltransferase 91A1-like, producing MAENKGLHVVVFPWSAFGHLIPHFQLSIALAKAGVHVSFISTPKNLQRLPPIPPSLSSFITPVPIPLPKLPGDPLPEGAEATVDIPFEKIPFLKVALDLAEPPFRKFIADHPHPPDWFIVDFNVSWISDISREFRVPIVFFRVLSPGFLAFYAHVLGARLPLSEIGSLISPPPIEGSTVAYRRHEAVGIRAGFFEKNDSGMSDYERVTKIISACQAIAVRTCYEFDVDYLKLYSNYCGKKVIPLGLLPPEKPPKTEFEANSPWKSTFEWLDQQNPKSVVFVGFGSECKLTKDQIHEIARGVELSELPFLWALRKPDWAEDSDVLPAGFPDRTAGRGMVSMGWAPQMEILGHPAIGGSFFHGGWGSAIEALEFGNCLILLPFIVDQPLNARLLVEKGVAVEVERNEDDGCFSGEAIAKALREAMVSGEGEKIRKRAEEVAAIFGDTKLHQRYIEEFVEFLKNRDPIPNQ